A genomic segment from Pseudomonas sp. M30-35 encodes:
- a CDS encoding class III extradiol ring-cleavage dioxygenase, translated as MNTPFPLLFVSHGAPMFAIEPGQAGPRLAELGRELPRPDAIVILSPHWMTRGEVSVTASTAPITIHDFGGFPDALYQLQYPAPGAPALAAHIVEMLQDAGWQSRLDDSRGLDHGAWVPLLYLAPNADIPVVQVSMPASLDTHQALKLGQALKPLREMNVLIVASGSLTHNLYEFRGASSHDADYVKAFAAWTAKTLQAGNTELLLDYKQHAPSAERAHPTDEHFLPLLIALGAAGENYNTRVLEGGVSYGILSMDSYLFSSGPLQPYQGAADPA; from the coding sequence ATGAACACTCCGTTCCCTCTGTTATTTGTGTCTCATGGTGCTCCGATGTTTGCCATCGAACCCGGTCAGGCTGGCCCACGCCTGGCCGAGCTCGGCCGTGAACTGCCACGACCTGATGCCATCGTTATCCTTTCCCCGCACTGGATGACCCGCGGAGAGGTCAGCGTTACAGCGAGCACCGCCCCAATAACCATTCACGACTTCGGCGGGTTTCCCGACGCGCTGTACCAGCTGCAGTACCCGGCACCCGGCGCACCGGCCCTGGCCGCACACATCGTCGAGATGCTGCAGGACGCTGGCTGGCAATCCCGACTGGATGACAGTCGAGGTCTGGATCACGGCGCCTGGGTACCTTTGCTCTATCTGGCGCCTAACGCCGACATCCCCGTGGTTCAGGTGTCGATGCCCGCAAGCCTCGACACCCACCAGGCATTGAAGCTGGGCCAAGCGCTCAAGCCGCTACGGGAAATGAATGTACTGATCGTGGCCTCCGGCAGCCTGACCCATAACCTGTATGAGTTCCGTGGTGCATCCAGCCACGACGCAGACTACGTCAAGGCGTTCGCAGCCTGGACAGCCAAGACGCTGCAAGCAGGAAACACCGAGTTATTACTGGACTACAAACAGCACGCTCCGTCAGCTGAACGTGCCCATCCGACGGATGAGCATTTCTTACCATTGCTCATCGCTCTCGGCGCGGCTGGTGAAAACTACAACACCCGCGTGCTGGAGGGCGGTGTGAGTTATGGCATTTTGTCGATGGACAGCTATCTGTTCTCGTCTGGCCCCTTGCAACCCTATCAAGGCGCTGCAGACCCTGCGTGA